One Sediminibacillus dalangtanensis genomic region harbors:
- a CDS encoding NAD(P)H-quinone oxidoreductase — protein MRVITVKQPGGAEQLQLSERPEPELNSGELLIKVKAAAINRTDIINRQSSSGYLDFDVLGIEVAGVVETAGSDTGIEPGTKVMGLVNGGGYAEYAVMPAERAMIIPDNLSFEEAAAIPEVFLTAYQTLFWLGELKDKETVLIHAGGSGVGTAAIQLARQLVDAHIITTAGSSEKLDFCKSLGADTTINYKEQDFDKEVLAATDQRGAAVILDFIGASYYRKNLNSIQTDGRWILIGLLGGAQLENVNLMELMSKRVQWKATLLTPRSDHYKAELTKDFAGRVLSLFEQNKLRPIIDKVFPMEEVQEAHRRMESNQNIGKIILKMDESD, from the coding sequence ATGCGAGTTATCACAGTCAAGCAGCCAGGTGGCGCTGAACAACTCCAGCTAAGTGAACGTCCGGAACCGGAACTGAATTCCGGTGAATTGTTGATCAAGGTAAAGGCAGCTGCCATCAACCGAACAGATATCATCAATCGACAGTCCTCTTCCGGTTATTTAGACTTTGATGTATTAGGTATTGAAGTAGCAGGTGTAGTCGAGACAGCAGGAAGTGACACAGGGATCGAACCCGGTACAAAAGTAATGGGACTGGTAAATGGCGGAGGGTACGCTGAATACGCTGTTATGCCTGCAGAACGGGCAATGATCATTCCTGATAACCTGTCTTTTGAAGAAGCAGCAGCAATACCGGAAGTGTTTTTAACTGCTTACCAAACATTATTCTGGCTGGGAGAACTGAAGGATAAAGAAACCGTCCTGATTCACGCAGGTGGGAGTGGAGTCGGAACTGCCGCCATTCAATTGGCCAGGCAGCTTGTAGACGCTCATATCATTACAACTGCAGGTTCCAGCGAAAAGCTTGATTTTTGCAAGTCCTTAGGTGCTGACACCACCATCAACTATAAAGAGCAGGACTTTGACAAAGAAGTGCTGGCCGCCACCGACCAGCGTGGAGCAGCAGTCATTCTTGATTTCATCGGTGCTTCGTATTACCGGAAAAACCTGAATAGCATTCAAACCGATGGCCGGTGGATCTTAATCGGCTTGTTAGGTGGGGCACAGCTGGAAAACGTTAACTTAATGGAATTGATGAGCAAACGGGTTCAATGGAAGGCAACCCTGCTTACTCCAAGGTCTGATCACTATAAAGCTGAACTAACAAAAGACTTTGCTGGAAGAGTACTGTCTTTGTTTGAACAAAACAAATTAAGACCGATCATTGATAAAGTGTTTCCAATGGAAGAGGTTCAAGAGGCACACCGCCGCATGGAGAGCAATCAAAACATTGGTAAAATCATTTTAAAAATGGATGAATCAGATTGA
- a CDS encoding pyridoxal-phosphate dependent enzyme yields MNSNQEVALSDIRLAHNRIAELIGKTPLLKAPALSELAGIEAYLKLETINEVGSFKIRGAANKMLQLTETQCKQGVTTYSTGNHGMAVAFIARELSIPAVICISNRVPHAKVAALQRLGAKIEIVGDGQDDAAKRCQQLQEHDGLTVIPPFDDRDIIAGQGTIALEILEDLPGLEEVIIPVSGGGLIAGIGFALKQLKPDVQVTGVSIQAASAMHESLREGKPIEVPEKNTIADSLLGGINLENHYTFTMVQQYMDQMILLSDRNIVKAMTFLMEQERIVAEGAGAAGVAAVLTEQSAMKQSTVILVTGNNLDWQQFYAAKEEG; encoded by the coding sequence ATGAACAGCAATCAAGAAGTGGCATTAAGCGATATCCGCCTGGCCCACAATCGAATAGCGGAGCTTATCGGGAAAACTCCGCTCCTTAAAGCACCTGCCCTTTCGGAGCTTGCAGGGATTGAGGCATATTTAAAATTAGAAACAATCAATGAAGTGGGCTCCTTTAAGATACGGGGAGCAGCAAACAAAATGCTGCAGCTTACCGAAACACAGTGCAAGCAGGGGGTCACCACCTATTCAACAGGCAACCATGGCATGGCTGTAGCATTTATCGCCCGGGAACTGTCCATACCGGCCGTGATTTGTATCTCCAACCGTGTGCCGCATGCAAAAGTAGCTGCACTTCAAAGGCTGGGAGCGAAGATTGAGATAGTAGGTGATGGTCAAGATGATGCAGCCAAACGTTGCCAGCAGTTACAGGAGCACGATGGCCTGACGGTTATACCGCCATTCGATGATCGGGACATTATAGCGGGGCAGGGAACGATTGCTCTGGAAATATTAGAAGACTTACCGGGACTGGAGGAGGTGATCATTCCAGTATCTGGGGGAGGATTGATAGCCGGGATCGGATTTGCATTGAAACAACTAAAACCAGATGTTCAGGTCACTGGTGTATCCATCCAAGCGGCATCTGCAATGCATGAGAGCCTTAGAGAGGGAAAACCCATCGAGGTACCGGAAAAAAACACGATAGCGGATAGTTTACTGGGCGGAATCAATCTGGAAAATCACTATACTTTTACGATGGTACAGCAATATATGGATCAAATGATTCTTCTTTCAGATCGGAACATCGTCAAAGCGATGACCTTCTTAATGGAACAGGAACGGATTGTCGCGGAGGGAGCCGGAGCTGCTGGGGTTGCTGCCGTGTTAACCGAACAGTCTGCCATGAAACAATCCACTGTTATCTTAGTTACCGGAAATAATCTCGATTGGCAGCAATTTTATGCGGCAAAGGAGGAGGGATAG
- a CDS encoding LLM class flavin-dependent oxidoreductase yields MTTNQATFFNNIPLSVLDLAPINEGSNAGQSYKNTVDLAQHVEKWGFNRYWLAEHHNMPGIASSATSVVIGHVAGATDRIRVGSGGVMLPNHASLVIAEQFGTLESLYPGRIDLGLGRAPGSDQATAYALRRTLNTTPEDFPQQVEELESYFDENSSARVRAYPGTGLNIPIWLLGSSGFSARLAAMKGLPFSFASHFSPDYTLPALKIYRDHFQPSENMDKPYAMLGVNIVAADTDERAQYLATSQQQQFLSITRGQPSRLQPPVENIDDLWAPHEKAAVAKTLESPASIIGGPETVKQKLEEFIKETEADELIINSQIFHHKDRLRSYEIVGELMK; encoded by the coding sequence ATGACTACCAATCAGGCAACGTTTTTCAACAATATACCATTGTCGGTTCTCGACCTTGCGCCCATCAATGAAGGCAGCAATGCGGGACAATCCTATAAAAACACAGTCGATTTGGCTCAGCATGTAGAAAAGTGGGGATTCAACCGTTACTGGCTGGCTGAGCATCATAACATGCCGGGGATTGCCAGCTCGGCTACTTCTGTAGTAATTGGCCATGTAGCAGGCGCTACCGACCGTATCCGGGTCGGTTCTGGAGGCGTCATGCTGCCGAACCATGCAAGTTTAGTAATCGCCGAACAGTTCGGAACACTGGAATCCCTGTATCCAGGACGGATTGACCTTGGCTTGGGACGCGCCCCCGGAAGTGACCAGGCAACTGCTTATGCTCTTCGACGCACCTTGAATACAACACCAGAGGACTTTCCCCAGCAGGTGGAAGAATTGGAAAGTTACTTTGATGAAAATTCTTCGGCGAGGGTTCGCGCTTATCCGGGAACAGGACTAAATATCCCGATTTGGCTGCTTGGTTCCAGCGGATTCAGCGCCAGATTGGCTGCAATGAAGGGATTGCCGTTTTCATTTGCCAGTCATTTTTCACCAGATTACACCCTTCCTGCCTTGAAAATTTATCGTGATCATTTTCAACCGTCGGAAAACATGGACAAACCATATGCCATGCTCGGGGTAAATATCGTGGCTGCCGATACGGACGAACGGGCTCAGTACTTGGCAACTTCCCAACAACAGCAATTTTTGAGCATTACACGCGGCCAGCCATCCAGACTGCAGCCGCCAGTGGAAAACATCGACGACTTATGGGCTCCACATGAAAAGGCAGCCGTAGCAAAAACGCTCGAATCACCTGCTTCTATTATCGGTGGTCCGGAAACAGTGAAACAAAAATTGGAGGAATTCATCAAGGAAACAGAAGCCGATGAGCTGATCATCAATTCTCAAATCTTCCATCACAAAGACCGGCTGCGTTCCTATGAAATTGTTGGAGAATTAATGAAATAG
- a CDS encoding MBL fold metallo-hydrolase — MQVHFIDVGQADATLFLFGSYKILLDAGDWDNKDVVDYLHSQGISQIDIAIGTHPDADHIGQLDKVVSQFEVGEVWMSGNTSTSDTYQRVMEAIDSTQTGYEEPRMGDIFDIGDLQVEVLYPASISGETNQESLAFKMSYGDIDFIFTGDAEKAQEQEMIDSATNLEAEILQLGHHGSNTSTSQAFLEAVSPELSIYSAGNENQYGHPHQEVIDRVRNVGADLYGTDAHGTIMVTTDGSSYQVTTHENGEIKAGQSNLQEKTEREAESESAVEAGQDTEGQCIDINSAGSEQIQEIIHIGPERAQDVIDGRPFQSIDELTEVSGIGPSRLKDIKDQGIACVGG; from the coding sequence ATGCAGGTTCATTTTATCGATGTAGGCCAGGCCGATGCAACACTGTTTTTGTTTGGTTCTTATAAGATATTGCTCGATGCTGGAGACTGGGATAACAAGGATGTAGTCGACTATTTACATTCTCAAGGTATTTCTCAAATCGACATAGCTATCGGAACACATCCTGACGCTGACCATATTGGCCAACTTGATAAAGTGGTCAGTCAGTTTGAAGTTGGGGAAGTATGGATGTCTGGAAACACAAGCACATCGGATACGTACCAACGGGTCATGGAAGCAATCGATTCCACTCAGACAGGTTATGAAGAACCGCGTATGGGAGATATTTTTGACATTGGTGATCTGCAGGTCGAAGTCCTTTATCCAGCCTCGATATCCGGAGAAACGAATCAGGAATCGCTCGCTTTTAAAATGTCCTATGGAGACATTGATTTTATTTTTACCGGCGATGCGGAAAAAGCACAGGAACAGGAAATGATCGACAGTGCAACAAATCTGGAAGCAGAAATACTTCAGTTGGGACACCACGGTTCCAATACGTCAACAAGCCAAGCTTTTTTGGAAGCAGTCTCTCCTGAATTGTCCATTTATAGTGCAGGTAACGAAAACCAATATGGACATCCCCATCAGGAAGTGATAGACCGTGTCCGGAATGTGGGAGCGGATTTATACGGAACCGATGCCCATGGAACCATCATGGTGACAACGGATGGATCATCGTATCAAGTGACCACTCATGAAAATGGAGAAATCAAAGCCGGGCAGTCAAATCTGCAGGAAAAGACAGAACGGGAAGCCGAATCAGAGTCAGCAGTAGAAGCAGGACAAGACACGGAGGGACAATGCATCGACATTAATAGCGCCGGTTCAGAACAAATCCAGGAAATTATCCATATTGGGCCGGAGCGGGCACAGGATGTAATAGATGGACGCCCATTTCAGTCAATCGATGAATTGACAGAAGTCAGTGGTATTGGCCCTTCCCGACTTAAAGACATCAAGGATCAAGGCATTGCTTGTGTAGGAGGATGA
- a CDS encoding cyclodeaminase, whose protein sequence is MIVCTEAQIRAHIQQNLQIVKAVETGFAHLFEGEVAMPPIMRIDFPEQQGEIDIKSAYVHGMNQFAVKMSTGFFENHRLGLPSGNGMMLVFSAETGVPLAVLLDNGYLTHLRTAAAGAVAADLLANETVEAVGLIGTGAQSRYQLEALQLVRQFSKLFVHGRNVDHVRKFLADIRYIYSGEVIVCETAEEVVRNCGLLITTTPAESPLIQAEWLHPGLHITAIGADAEHKNELDPAIFKKADRIVCDSKSQCSRLGELHHAYEAKVLDSQTPVEEIGAIVSGAKPVRREKDAITVCDLTGTGVQDTMIAAYAYELLSKSNAGTVY, encoded by the coding sequence ATGATTGTATGTACGGAAGCACAAATAAGAGCGCATATTCAACAGAATCTTCAAATAGTGAAAGCAGTCGAGACAGGATTCGCCCACCTGTTTGAAGGAGAAGTGGCAATGCCTCCGATTATGCGCATCGATTTTCCTGAACAGCAGGGCGAAATCGATATTAAATCCGCTTATGTACACGGTATGAATCAGTTTGCGGTGAAAATGTCGACCGGTTTCTTCGAAAATCATCGATTAGGACTTCCGAGTGGGAATGGCATGATGCTAGTATTTAGTGCGGAAACAGGCGTACCACTTGCTGTTCTGTTGGATAATGGTTACCTAACGCATTTACGTACAGCAGCTGCAGGAGCTGTCGCAGCTGATCTTTTGGCAAATGAGACGGTGGAGGCAGTAGGATTGATCGGGACAGGTGCCCAGTCACGCTATCAGCTGGAAGCATTACAGCTAGTCCGACAGTTTTCCAAACTGTTTGTCCATGGACGGAATGTCGACCATGTTCGTAAATTTTTAGCAGATATCAGATACATTTACAGTGGGGAAGTGATTGTCTGCGAGACAGCGGAAGAGGTTGTACGGAATTGTGGTCTTCTGATAACCACCACTCCGGCTGAGTCCCCATTGATTCAGGCTGAATGGCTACACCCCGGTCTGCACATTACGGCGATAGGAGCGGACGCCGAACACAAAAACGAATTGGACCCAGCAATTTTTAAAAAAGCAGATAGAATTGTCTGTGACAGCAAATCGCAATGCAGCCGCTTAGGGGAGCTTCATCATGCCTATGAAGCAAAGGTGCTGGATTCTCAAACGCCTGTCGAAGAAATAGGAGCGATAGTCTCCGGAGCGAAGCCGGTCCGGAGGGAGAAAGACGCCATAACCGTTTGTGATTTAACTGGTACCGGTGTTCAAGACACGATGATTGCCGCTTATGCCTATGAATTGCTAAGCAAAAGCAACGCAGGTACGGTGTATTGA
- a CDS encoding glycine betaine uptake BCCT transporter translates to MWNKFTPVFKVSAGIMLVLVIFGVAWPDGLETATTNIQAFIANKFGWYYLIVVTLFVIVCLVLLISPVGRIKLGKPDDKPEFSRATWIAMLFSAGMGIGLVFWGTAEPISHYATSSPTGEIGTQQGIKDALRFTFFHWGIHAWAIYGIVALVLAYFNFRHDRSGLVSSTLQPLIGKTAEGNTGRVIDILAVIATVMGVATTLGFGAVQINGGLSYLFNIPVNIVIQVIIVVIVTVLFMFSAWTGLSKGIRYLSNANMVLAVILFGMIFVMGPTLFLLNIFTNTLGSYVQHLPGMSFRIAPLDPDIRQWINDWTIFYWAWWIAWSPFVGIFIARVSRGRTIREFVFTVLLVPSIIGFLWFATFGGTAISLEHEGIAKISELATEESLFGVFSNYPFGMVASIIAMILIGTFFITSADSGTFVLGMMTTGGSQNPGHFIKLTWGVLLSATALALLYTGGLQALQNTMIIAALPFSIIMLLMTASFVKSLYRESRELGIGRINQGKKNKNKKQG, encoded by the coding sequence ATGTGGAATAAATTCACACCCGTGTTTAAAGTATCGGCTGGAATTATGTTAGTTTTAGTCATCTTTGGTGTGGCTTGGCCTGACGGTCTAGAGACGGCCACCACTAATATCCAGGCTTTTATTGCCAACAAATTTGGCTGGTATTACTTAATCGTTGTAACCTTGTTTGTGATTGTTTGTTTAGTTCTATTAATCAGCCCTGTCGGCAGAATCAAACTTGGCAAACCGGATGACAAACCGGAATTCTCCAGAGCAACCTGGATTGCCATGCTGTTCAGTGCCGGAATGGGGATTGGGTTAGTGTTCTGGGGAACAGCAGAACCGATCAGTCACTACGCCACTAGTTCACCGACAGGAGAAATAGGAACACAGCAAGGCATTAAAGATGCCCTGCGTTTTACGTTTTTTCATTGGGGGATTCATGCCTGGGCAATTTATGGAATTGTAGCCCTTGTACTCGCCTATTTCAATTTTCGTCATGATCGCTCAGGATTAGTAAGCTCGACTTTACAGCCATTGATTGGAAAAACAGCTGAAGGAAATACTGGAAGAGTAATCGATATTCTTGCCGTTATTGCCACCGTCATGGGGGTTGCGACTACACTTGGTTTTGGTGCCGTTCAAATAAACGGTGGATTGTCTTATCTTTTTAATATACCGGTAAATATCGTTATTCAGGTTATTATTGTCGTTATCGTCACAGTGTTGTTCATGTTTTCAGCTTGGACAGGTCTCAGCAAAGGAATACGTTATCTGAGTAATGCCAACATGGTACTAGCTGTAATTTTATTTGGTATGATTTTTGTGATGGGACCGACATTATTCTTGTTGAACATATTTACCAATACATTAGGATCTTATGTACAGCACTTACCAGGGATGAGTTTCCGAATAGCACCTCTTGATCCAGATATCCGTCAATGGATCAATGATTGGACCATCTTTTACTGGGCATGGTGGATAGCCTGGTCACCATTCGTCGGTATCTTCATCGCCCGCGTATCAAGAGGACGTACCATTCGGGAATTTGTTTTCACCGTTCTGCTTGTACCATCTATAATCGGTTTTCTCTGGTTTGCTACTTTCGGCGGTACGGCTATATCACTTGAGCATGAAGGAATAGCCAAAATTTCCGAGTTGGCAACAGAAGAATCCTTATTCGGCGTGTTTTCCAACTATCCGTTCGGGATGGTCGCTTCGATCATAGCCATGATTCTGATCGGTACGTTCTTTATTACGTCAGCAGACTCTGGTACATTCGTACTTGGCATGATGACGACAGGCGGTTCTCAAAATCCGGGACACTTTATCAAGCTTACATGGGGTGTATTGCTTTCAGCTACTGCACTGGCACTCTTATACACCGGCGGATTGCAGGCTTTGCAAAACACCATGATCATTGCAGCCCTGCCATTCTCGATCATCATGCTGCTGATGACAGCAAGCTTCGTCAAATCACTATATCGGGAGTCGCGTGAGCTAGGCATTGGCCGCATTAACCAAGGTAAGAAAAATAAAAACAAAAAACAGGGATGA
- a CDS encoding DUF3006 domain-containing protein, with product MKGMLDRIEDEKFAVILVEEEGKEFVIDVRLLPKGVKVNDWLEFTVQEGDIANIRIDKRKTSNRQENSEALRDQVRSRSRGSKFKRK from the coding sequence ATGAAAGGTATGTTGGATCGTATCGAAGACGAGAAGTTTGCCGTTATTCTTGTGGAAGAAGAGGGCAAGGAATTTGTAATAGATGTAAGGCTGCTTCCTAAAGGAGTAAAAGTAAACGACTGGTTGGAATTTACTGTCCAAGAAGGTGACATAGCAAACATCCGAATTGATAAGCGAAAGACGTCAAACCGTCAAGAGAACTCGGAAGCACTAAGGGACCAGGTGCGTTCCCGGTCAAGAGGAAGTAAATTTAAGCGGAAATAA
- a CDS encoding FAD-dependent oxidoreductase has translation MVDKSEKEGILPKFPDSYWLESSNIPQFSPLQEDIQADVVIVGGGITGITAAYLLIQEGLKVALLEGDRLMNGTTGHTTAKITAQHNLIYDELIRHFGEEAAKQYYEANTDALEFIAKTVKDHDIDCGFIRQEAYLYATTPEYADKLEKEYEAYQKLGISGELQSEIPFDQKVENVLSMKNQAQYHPLQYLIKLVETIEKSGGQIYEQTTAVNVERTDKGTAVLTRDGFRVTGEYVLACTHFPFYEGAGLYSTRMYADRSYLIAVKTKQDYPGGMYLSVDQPSRSLRAATAGKENIVLVGGESHKTGQGKDTLEYYKALASFSEEVLHSTDILYRWSAQDLTTLDKIPYIGQVTAGQPNVLIATGYRKWGMTSGTAAARLLRDIVMDRHSPYRNLFAPSRFQADPSARKFVKENVDVAKHLIKGKLELPVKRIHDLARDQGAAVTIKGKRKGAYRDEEGKVHVVDTTCTHMGCEVNWNHGDRTWDCPCHGSRFSFTGEVVEGPAEKPLQKDEHTFFDNIFSEDSGY, from the coding sequence ATGGTGGATAAAAGTGAGAAGGAAGGAATATTGCCAAAGTTTCCGGACTCCTACTGGCTGGAGAGTTCAAACATACCGCAATTTTCTCCTTTACAGGAAGATATACAAGCCGATGTCGTTATCGTTGGCGGTGGCATTACTGGAATAACAGCCGCTTATTTGCTCATCCAGGAAGGTTTGAAGGTGGCTTTGCTGGAAGGTGATCGGCTGATGAATGGAACAACCGGCCACACTACCGCGAAAATAACTGCCCAACATAATTTAATCTATGATGAATTGATCCGTCATTTTGGAGAAGAGGCAGCGAAGCAGTATTACGAGGCTAACACAGATGCACTGGAATTTATCGCTAAAACGGTAAAAGATCATGATATCGACTGTGGATTTATCCGGCAAGAAGCGTATTTGTATGCTACGACGCCTGAATATGCCGATAAATTGGAGAAAGAGTACGAGGCCTACCAAAAATTGGGGATCAGCGGTGAATTGCAAAGCGAAATTCCGTTTGACCAAAAGGTAGAAAATGTCCTTTCGATGAAAAATCAGGCACAGTATCACCCGTTGCAGTATCTAATCAAACTTGTTGAAACGATTGAAAAATCAGGCGGGCAGATTTATGAACAGACAACTGCTGTAAATGTGGAACGTACAGATAAGGGAACCGCAGTGCTAACAAGGGATGGTTTTCGTGTGACAGGGGAGTATGTTTTGGCCTGTACGCATTTTCCTTTTTATGAGGGAGCGGGACTCTACTCGACAAGAATGTATGCAGATCGTTCTTACCTGATAGCAGTCAAGACAAAACAAGACTATCCGGGCGGCATGTACTTAAGTGTGGATCAGCCGAGCCGTTCCCTCCGCGCTGCAACAGCTGGCAAAGAAAACATTGTGCTTGTCGGAGGAGAGAGCCATAAAACGGGTCAGGGGAAGGACACACTGGAATATTATAAAGCGTTAGCTTCCTTCAGCGAGGAAGTTTTGCATTCAACCGATATACTTTACCGCTGGTCGGCTCAGGATTTGACGACGTTGGATAAAATTCCATACATAGGCCAGGTGACTGCAGGGCAGCCAAACGTGTTAATTGCAACAGGATACCGGAAATGGGGAATGACAAGCGGGACTGCAGCAGCAAGACTGCTAAGGGATATCGTGATGGATAGACACTCCCCATACCGAAACTTGTTTGCCCCGTCACGATTCCAAGCCGATCCAAGCGCGAGAAAATTTGTGAAAGAAAATGTAGACGTAGCCAAGCACTTAATCAAGGGCAAGCTTGAATTGCCTGTTAAAAGAATCCATGACTTAGCCAGGGACCAGGGGGCGGCTGTCACGATTAAAGGGAAACGGAAAGGTGCATATCGTGATGAAGAAGGGAAGGTGCATGTCGTTGATACGACCTGTACGCATATGGGATGTGAAGTGAATTGGAATCATGGGGACCGGACGTGGGATTGTCCGTGTCACGGATCCAGATTTTCTTTTACTGGAGAAGTGGTCGAAGGACCAGCCGAAAAGCCACTCCAAAAAGATGAACATACCTTTTTCGATAATATTTTCTCGGAGGATTCAGGTTACTGA
- a CDS encoding M24 family metallopeptidase, with the protein MEGGEQVVFTKEEYKERVKRTKEQMAIDGIEVLLITNPSNMNYLTGYNAWSFYVHQMVVVLPDEEEPRWIGRKQDANAAKETTWLQHQHILFYNDDYIQSPILHPMDAIARVLVKMGKGSCRIGVEMENYYFTAKALKQLETGLPNAVFLDATLLINYLRMIKSDKEISMMQKAAKIAGRAMERAMEAIEPGRRENDAVADIYHAQISGTSSFGGDYPAIVPLLPAGKKTSSPHITWSDQPYKAKDTVIVELAGCYQRYHAPLARTVNLGKPMDKVKDLAEVVVEGLNEALYAVKPGSTCEEIEEVWRKSIAKHGFLKDSRIGYSVGLSYPPDWGEHTASIRAGDKTILRPNMTFHMIPGIWFDSYGVEISETFQVTETGCATLTDFPRKLFVK; encoded by the coding sequence ATGGAAGGCGGGGAGCAGGTCGTGTTTACAAAGGAAGAGTATAAAGAACGCGTGAAGCGCACCAAGGAACAGATGGCGATTGATGGTATCGAAGTGCTGCTGATCACCAATCCATCCAACATGAATTATCTGACCGGGTATAATGCGTGGTCTTTTTACGTTCACCAAATGGTCGTTGTCCTTCCTGATGAGGAAGAGCCTCGTTGGATTGGCCGCAAGCAGGATGCCAATGCAGCGAAAGAAACGACCTGGCTTCAACATCAGCATATTTTATTTTATAACGACGACTATATTCAGTCACCGATTCTGCATCCTATGGACGCAATTGCCCGCGTTCTAGTTAAAATGGGGAAAGGAAGCTGCCGGATCGGTGTCGAAATGGAAAACTATTATTTCACCGCAAAAGCGTTGAAACAACTGGAAACAGGGCTTCCCAATGCAGTATTCCTCGATGCAACGCTCCTAATCAATTATTTACGGATGATCAAGTCGGACAAAGAAATTAGTATGATGCAAAAAGCGGCAAAGATTGCCGGGCGGGCAATGGAGAGAGCGATGGAAGCAATCGAGCCTGGCCGGAGGGAAAACGATGCGGTGGCCGACATCTATCATGCCCAAATCAGTGGCACTTCCAGCTTCGGTGGTGATTACCCCGCCATCGTTCCGCTTCTGCCTGCAGGAAAAAAGACTTCTTCCCCGCATATCACCTGGTCGGACCAGCCTTACAAGGCAAAAGATACGGTGATTGTCGAACTAGCAGGTTGTTATCAACGCTATCATGCTCCGTTGGCGCGGACAGTTAACCTCGGAAAACCAATGGATAAAGTAAAGGATTTGGCTGAGGTCGTCGTAGAAGGATTGAATGAAGCCCTGTATGCAGTGAAACCGGGCTCGACCTGTGAGGAAATAGAGGAAGTTTGGAGGAAATCAATCGCAAAACATGGTTTTCTCAAGGATTCGCGAATTGGTTATTCTGTAGGCCTAAGCTATCCGCCTGATTGGGGCGAGCATACAGCAAGTATCCGCGCCGGGGACAAGACGATACTTCGGCCAAACATGACTTTTCATATGATTCCGGGAATTTGGTTTGACAGCTACGGAGTAGAAATCAGTGAGACGTTTCAGGTTACCGAAACAGGATGTGCTACGTTGACGGATTTTCCAAGAAAACTTTTTGTGAAGTGA
- a CDS encoding aminoglycoside phosphotransferase family protein — protein MEKYIEKFWAEIRSVPKAKNIKKLTKGFSADSKFLIQAEREKYLLCFADKQDYEKKRRQFRLLKKMIEMGVRAPIPVEVGLLDDRKSCYSIYSFLEGEDAREEIPHLSEQNQFVVGEAAGKQLAKIHNLRAPEHIGSWHDRSIAKHYKYLNAYWETGVKIKNEQQIIDFIEEHKHLLKDRPNRFQHDDFHLENIILNNGKLAGIIDFDNYDWGDPYHDFVKMGLFQRETSIPFAIGQLEGYFHGKIPDDFWTLYAVYLAMAMFSSVVWTVRFSPENLEQMLKRLMTVQQEHHYFNLVKPVWYTNRLI, from the coding sequence ATGGAAAAATACATAGAAAAGTTCTGGGCGGAAATAAGGTCGGTTCCAAAAGCGAAAAACATCAAGAAACTAACAAAAGGGTTTTCCGCTGACAGTAAATTTCTCATACAAGCTGAAAGGGAAAAGTACTTGCTGTGCTTTGCCGATAAGCAGGATTACGAGAAGAAAAGGAGGCAGTTTCGGTTATTAAAGAAAATGATAGAAATGGGAGTGAGAGCACCCATTCCCGTCGAGGTTGGTCTACTAGACGATAGGAAAAGCTGTTATTCGATTTATTCCTTTTTGGAGGGGGAGGATGCTAGAGAAGAAATTCCTCACCTCTCCGAACAGAATCAATTTGTTGTCGGGGAAGCAGCAGGTAAGCAATTAGCCAAGATTCATAATCTTAGGGCGCCCGAACATATCGGCAGCTGGCATGACCGGTCAATAGCCAAGCATTACAAGTACCTGAACGCTTATTGGGAGACAGGTGTGAAAATAAAAAACGAGCAGCAAATCATTGATTTTATTGAGGAACATAAGCATTTGTTAAAGGACCGTCCAAATCGATTTCAACATGATGATTTTCACTTGGAAAATATCATTCTGAATAACGGGAAGCTTGCTGGTATCATTGATTTTGATAATTATGATTGGGGCGATCCTTATCATGACTTTGTCAAAATGGGCTTGTTTCAGCGGGAAACGAGTATCCCTTTTGCAATCGGGCAGCTGGAAGGTTATTTTCATGGGAAGATACCAGATGATTTTTGGACCTTATATGCTGTCTATCTCGCAATGGCAATGTTTTCTTCTGTAGTATGGACGGTTCGGTTCTCTCCGGAAAACCTGGAACAAATGCTCAAGCGCTTGATGACTGTCCAGCAAGAACATCACTATTTTAATCTGGTAAAGCCTGTCTGGTACACCAACCGTTTAATTTAG